From Luteitalea sp., the proteins below share one genomic window:
- the ispD gene encoding 2-C-methyl-D-erythritol 4-phosphate cytidylyltransferase encodes MKVSVIIAAAGRGERLGGPVAKQWLSLGDTTLVEHSVRAFARVPRVDEILVVVPDVDAPEARSLAERPCGKPLRLVAGGARRQDSVANGFHASAPDADIVLVHDAARPFVTHTMIEQTIDAAAESGAAAVALAVHDTVKQASVEDGRPIVQRTLPRETIFLAQTPQGFRREVLAEAVDLGTRGAAATDEAGLAEQAGHRVRLVTGDAGNVKITTHADLARGRATVAPGRPRLRIGAGYDLHRLGSGRPLILGGVRIPFERGPIAHSDGDAVCHAVTDALLGAANLGDIGSLFPDTDPRWEGANSVTMLEAAARRVREAGWEILNIDVIVIAEQPKIGPHATVMRTVLADALGISVAELSIKGKTNEQVDATGRGEAIAVHAVALLAGC; translated from the coding sequence TCGGTCATCATCGCTGCCGCAGGGCGCGGTGAGCGTCTGGGAGGGCCGGTTGCAAAGCAGTGGCTGTCGCTCGGCGACACCACGTTGGTCGAGCATAGCGTTCGAGCCTTTGCTCGCGTGCCACGCGTCGATGAGATCCTGGTCGTCGTGCCAGACGTCGACGCGCCCGAAGCGCGGTCACTCGCCGAGCGCCCCTGTGGTAAGCCGCTGCGTCTCGTCGCGGGAGGGGCACGGCGGCAAGACTCCGTCGCGAACGGGTTTCATGCCTCGGCGCCCGACGCCGACATCGTTTTGGTGCACGATGCTGCGCGGCCATTCGTCACGCATACGATGATCGAACAGACGATCGATGCCGCGGCCGAATCGGGCGCCGCCGCCGTCGCGCTTGCGGTCCACGATACGGTGAAGCAGGCCAGCGTGGAGGATGGCCGGCCCATCGTCCAGCGGACGCTGCCGCGTGAGACGATCTTTCTGGCGCAAACACCGCAAGGCTTCCGGCGTGAGGTGCTGGCGGAGGCTGTCGACCTTGGCACCCGCGGTGCCGCGGCGACCGATGAAGCGGGGCTCGCCGAGCAGGCAGGCCATCGCGTGCGCCTGGTGACCGGCGACGCAGGGAACGTGAAGATCACGACGCACGCAGACCTCGCGCGCGGACGCGCCACGGTGGCACCTGGACGGCCGCGCCTCCGGATCGGCGCTGGCTACGATTTGCACCGCCTTGGTTCGGGGCGCCCGCTGATACTCGGGGGTGTGCGTATCCCGTTTGAGCGCGGTCCAATTGCGCACTCTGATGGAGACGCCGTGTGCCACGCCGTGACCGACGCCCTGCTGGGCGCTGCCAACCTCGGTGACATCGGCTCGCTGTTTCCGGATACCGACCCGCGCTGGGAGGGGGCCAACAGTGTGACGATGCTCGAGGCGGCGGCACGACGCGTCCGTGAGGCGGGCTGGGAAATCCTCAACATCGACGTCATCGTCATTGCCGAGCAGCCGAAGATCGGACCGCATGCAACCGTCATGCGCACCGTGCTGGCGGATGCGTTGGGCATCTCGGTGGCGGAGCTCAGCATCAAGGGTAAGACCAACGAGCAGGTCGATGCGACGGGCCGTGGCGAGGCGATCGCCGTTCATGCGGTCGCGCTGCTCGCTGGTTGCTAG
- the rlmB gene encoding 23S rRNA (guanosine(2251)-2'-O)-methyltransferase RlmB, with protein sequence MIIFGINAVGEALRAGRVLSLHVGARKDRRIEELLAQARGRDVRVERVDTVMLDRMAGGGRHQGVVGTVQVPPARALEDLIDREQPSLIVVLDGIEDPQNVGAILRTVDAAGGRGLVRQLRRAAPLGGAAAKASAGAVAHVPVADVVNIARALQELKQLGLWIVGLEGRATTPYDVVDLTQPTALVLGSERRGMRRLVREQCDYVVSIPMSGQVESLNVSVAAGVVLFEAHRQRRRQGTAPVPAARKAR encoded by the coding sequence ATGATCATTTTCGGCATCAACGCAGTCGGCGAGGCGTTGCGTGCCGGACGTGTCCTGAGCCTGCACGTGGGTGCCCGCAAGGACAGGCGGATCGAAGAGCTGCTGGCGCAGGCACGCGGTCGGGACGTGCGTGTCGAGCGAGTCGATACCGTGATGCTCGATCGAATGGCGGGCGGCGGTCGGCATCAGGGGGTGGTTGGGACAGTACAGGTGCCGCCGGCTCGAGCTCTCGAGGATCTCATCGACCGTGAGCAGCCCAGCCTGATTGTGGTGCTGGACGGCATCGAGGATCCTCAGAACGTGGGCGCGATTCTGCGGACGGTGGATGCGGCGGGCGGACGTGGTCTGGTGCGGCAACTGCGGCGAGCTGCGCCGCTGGGCGGTGCTGCGGCCAAGGCATCAGCCGGCGCCGTGGCCCATGTCCCTGTTGCCGACGTCGTCAACATTGCGCGTGCCCTCCAAGAACTGAAGCAGCTCGGCCTTTGGATTGTCGGGCTGGAGGGACGAGCAACGACGCCGTATGACGTGGTGGATTTGACACAGCCAACCGCGTTGGTGCTCGGGTCCGAGCGACGAGGGATGCGGCGCCTCGTGCGCGAGCAGTGCGACTATGTGGTCTCGATCCCGATGTCCGGGCAGGTCGAAAGCTTGAACGTGTCCGTGGCGGCCGGCGTCGTCTTGTTCGAGGCCCACCGGCAGCGGAGGCGCCAAGGCACGGCCCCGGTGCCGGCGGCGAGAAAGGCGAGATAA